TTATTGAAAGATTGAAAGCCAATGACAGCGGCAGCAATATCAACTACCATTGTGCCTTGTTCGAGGATTTCGATCATGGAACGGTTGGGCGTACCTACGATTTTCTTTCATGCAATTATATCATGGAGCATGTTTACGATACATCCTCGATCCTGGCCAATATTAAGAGCATGATGCATGACAAGAGCTTACTGTTCATTACGGTCCCGAACTCCTTGGCATTGTCGCGTAGGTTGGCATTGGAAATGGGTCTGGTCTCATCATTGTCCGCATTGACGGAGAATGACCACAAACACGGTCACAGAAGGACTTACACAGCAGATTCGTTAAGGAGTGAGGTAAAGGAGGCAGGGTTCAAGGTCGTTAAAGAGCAAGGCATAGTAATGAAGCATCCTTGCCGATTTTCAGCTTAACGGGCTATTGAAGTCCAATGTGCTTAAAAAGGAGCACATCATTGGGCTTCAAGGATTGGCGGAGAAGGGTGAGAATGTCACCTACAGCGA
This genomic window from Flavobacteriales bacterium contains:
- a CDS encoding methyltransferase domain-containing protein — translated: MKANDSGSNINYHCALFEDFDHGTVGRTYDFLSCNYIMEHVYDTSSILANIKSMMHDKSLLFITVPNSLALSRRLALEMGLVSSLSALTENDHKHGHRRTYTADSLRSEVKEAGFKVVKEQGIVMKHPCRFSA